The Desulfovibrio subterraneus genome has a segment encoding these proteins:
- a CDS encoding PEP/pyruvate-binding domain-containing protein: MLRKLRDILAFWRPRQRVLPFGVLFKKFQSILERNNRILELMADMGDKLGGEYVFDRQYILDAAEQQADMVFKLISDLSILTQRKNVELFLAFERIRQAIQEELTGTHVTTGGSYVIPLKDVGHDLSELAGGKMSNMGDIRNRLGLSTPDGFVITSRAFFDFMQQNGLLAMAREGINAWDGQDDAALESLAATMQERIMNAPLPRNLTTQVLAALDALAKAHGTRNIRVALRSSAWGEDGDASFAGQYETCLNVPRDEVMDAYRKVVASTYSCKAWRYRLFKGYREHEVAMAVGCQMMVESAVGGVLHTYAPHIAEGVMVANAVWGLCSPVVDGNAPTDTIVLDRAAPYTLRSLSVGDKRRQLRLAKGGGTEWCDTPEGLHDVPSLTVEQLEHLAQAAMSIERYYKRPQDIEWAYDGKGTLQILQSRPLRFWAAPLSTEPQLEDVTRNAEVVFSGKGLVAQRGVAVGKVFVVDHSTDLDTFPHGAVLVSRYTSPRYSRVMHKAQGIITDVGSPTGHMSTIAREFRVPTVVNTEVATTLLQTGDEITLDATENVVYRGSICALDRFTLTEEEVFEDSYEYRLLRRVIKHTSPLNLLDPHADNFKPSSCRTYHDITRYIHEKAVEHLILISERQGAQYLSAPKRLVTDFPLGLMLIDAGDGTSCAPESRTASTSQIESIPLQEFLKGTECSEVWCTDPVSVDLGSFMSSFTRTFSSSLASPEEVGRNLVVVLKNYMNINMRLGYHFNIIDAYISDVINDNYIYFRFLGGVTEFIRRSRRARFIATVLEHFDFRVEVHGDLVVGRLKKLSRDRMAVRMRMLGGLVGYTRQLDARMHTDEDIRTHAQAFITAMKHFLGA, translated from the coding sequence ATGTTGCGCAAACTCAGAGACATACTCGCCTTCTGGCGACCCAGGCAACGGGTGCTGCCCTTCGGTGTGCTGTTCAAGAAATTCCAGAGCATTCTGGAGCGGAACAACCGCATTCTCGAACTCATGGCCGATATGGGCGACAAGCTGGGGGGCGAGTATGTCTTTGACCGTCAGTACATTCTGGATGCCGCAGAGCAGCAGGCCGACATGGTCTTCAAGCTCATTTCCGACCTCAGCATTCTCACGCAACGCAAGAATGTGGAACTGTTTCTGGCCTTTGAGCGCATCCGTCAGGCCATTCAGGAAGAGCTGACCGGCACGCACGTAACCACGGGCGGCAGCTACGTCATTCCCCTCAAGGATGTGGGGCACGACCTCAGCGAGCTTGCGGGCGGCAAGATGTCCAACATGGGCGACATCCGCAACCGGCTCGGCCTTTCCACTCCGGACGGGTTTGTCATAACCTCCCGGGCATTTTTCGACTTCATGCAGCAGAACGGGCTGCTCGCCATGGCGCGCGAAGGCATAAACGCATGGGACGGGCAGGACGATGCAGCCCTTGAATCCCTTGCTGCCACCATGCAGGAACGCATAATGAACGCGCCCCTGCCCCGCAATCTCACCACACAGGTACTTGCCGCGCTGGACGCACTGGCAAAGGCACACGGCACCCGCAACATCCGCGTGGCCCTGCGCAGCAGCGCATGGGGCGAAGACGGCGACGCCAGCTTTGCCGGACAATATGAAACCTGCCTCAATGTGCCGCGCGACGAAGTAATGGACGCCTACCGCAAGGTGGTTGCCAGCACCTATTCCTGCAAGGCATGGCGCTACCGGCTCTTCAAGGGATACAGGGAGCACGAGGTGGCCATGGCCGTGGGCTGCCAGATGATGGTGGAAAGCGCCGTGGGCGGCGTGCTGCATACCTATGCCCCGCACATTGCCGAAGGCGTGATGGTGGCCAATGCCGTCTGGGGACTGTGCTCCCCGGTTGTGGACGGCAACGCCCCAACGGATACCATAGTGCTGGACAGAGCCGCCCCTTACACGCTGCGCTCCCTTTCCGTAGGTGACAAACGCAGGCAGCTTCGCCTTGCCAAAGGCGGCGGCACGGAATGGTGCGACACGCCCGAAGGCCTGCACGACGTGCCCAGCCTGACCGTTGAACAGCTGGAGCATCTAGCGCAGGCCGCCATGAGCATCGAGCGCTACTACAAACGTCCTCAGGACATCGAATGGGCCTACGACGGCAAGGGAACCCTGCAGATTCTGCAATCGCGCCCCCTGCGTTTCTGGGCGGCACCGCTCAGCACCGAACCGCAGCTTGAAGATGTCACCCGCAACGCAGAGGTGGTGTTCTCGGGCAAGGGGCTCGTTGCCCAGCGCGGCGTTGCCGTGGGCAAGGTTTTCGTGGTGGATCACAGTACGGACCTTGATACCTTTCCGCACGGGGCCGTGCTCGTTTCCCGCTACACATCGCCGCGCTATTCCCGCGTCATGCACAAGGCGCAGGGCATCATCACGGACGTAGGCTCCCCCACGGGCCACATGTCCACCATTGCCCGTGAATTCCGCGTGCCCACCGTGGTAAATACGGAAGTGGCGACAACCCTGCTGCAGACAGGGGATGAAATCACGCTGGATGCTACGGAAAACGTGGTCTACCGGGGCAGCATATGCGCTCTGGACCGTTTTACCCTGACTGAAGAAGAAGTATTTGAAGATTCCTACGAATACCGCCTGCTGCGCAGGGTGATAAAGCACACCAGCCCGCTCAATCTGCTGGACCCGCACGCGGACAACTTCAAGCCTTCTTCATGCCGCACCTATCACGACATTACCCGCTACATTCATGAAAAGGCGGTGGAACATCTTATCCTGATCAGCGAACGCCAGGGAGCGCAGTACCTTTCCGCCCCCAAGCGGCTGGTCACGGACTTTCCCCTCGGCCTCATGCTCATAGACGCGGGCGACGGTACCTCATGCGCACCGGAATCACGCACAGCCTCCACCTCGCAGATAGAATCCATCCCCCTGCAGGAATTTCTCAAGGGAACGGAGTGCTCCGAAGTGTGGTGCACGGACCCTGTCTCCGTAGACCTTGGCAGCTTCATGTCCAGCTTCACGCGCACCTTTTCCTCTTCCCTTGCCAGCCCGGAAGAGGTGGGACGCAACCTCGTGGTGGTGCTGAAGAACTACATGAACATAAACATGCGGCTCGGCTACCACTTCAACATCATCGACGCCTACATCTCTGACGTCATCAACGACAACTACATCTATTTCCGCTTTCTGGGCGGGGTAACCGAGTTCATCCGCCGCTCGCGCAGGGCACGATTCATCGCTACGGTGCTGGAACACTTTGATTTTCGTGTAGAGGTACACGGAGACCTTGTGGTAGGCAGATTGAAGAAGCTTTCGCGCGACCGCATGGCCGTACGCATGCGCATGCTCGGCGGCCTAGTGGGCTACACGCGGCAGCTTGATGCCCGCATGCACACCGACGAAGACATACGAACCCATGCACAGGCGTTCATCACCGCCATGAAGCACTTTCTAGGAGCCTGA
- a CDS encoding TIGR02186 family protein: MKTTTFRLAAAAFMLLLLTVTLRPAHAAGDSTIEVTPQAVVMGAQYNGQNLTVTGTVPEGSDVVLRFTGAPADMHLREKGKLFGLLWMNVGKVSVKNVPRVCLVDSSRPFDQIGAAATPFRLEGLRDAIEIEEAAKSPDLDIAHELVLLKQRDGLYHESEGGVQLAPAAGGVQQFTATLHVPSALATGKYVVEAIALHDGTVVNKASVPVEAKLTGFPLWLNNLAFDNGLMYGIMATLVAIFSGLAIGMVFQSKGAH; this comes from the coding sequence ATGAAGACCACCACTTTCCGCCTTGCCGCAGCCGCCTTTATGCTGCTGCTTCTCACGGTTACCCTGCGCCCTGCACATGCTGCCGGAGATTCCACCATTGAGGTTACTCCGCAGGCTGTTGTCATGGGCGCCCAGTACAACGGGCAGAACCTTACCGTCACCGGCACCGTGCCGGAAGGCAGCGACGTGGTGCTTCGTTTTACCGGGGCTCCCGCCGACATGCATCTGCGTGAAAAGGGCAAGCTTTTCGGCCTGCTCTGGATGAACGTGGGTAAGGTTTCCGTAAAGAACGTGCCCAGAGTCTGCCTTGTGGATTCGAGCCGTCCCTTCGATCAGATTGGGGCAGCCGCAACGCCCTTCCGTCTGGAAGGACTGCGTGATGCCATAGAGATAGAAGAGGCAGCCAAGTCTCCCGATCTTGATATTGCGCATGAACTGGTTCTGCTCAAGCAACGCGATGGCCTGTACCATGAATCCGAAGGCGGGGTGCAGCTTGCTCCCGCAGCAGGCGGCGTGCAGCAATTCACTGCCACCCTGCACGTACCTTCCGCTCTCGCCACGGGTAAGTATGTTGTCGAGGCCATTGCCCTGCACGACGGCACTGTCGTGAACAAGGCATCCGTTCCGGTGGAAGCAAAGCTGACCGGCTTTCCCCTCTGGCTGAACAACCTGGCCTTTGACAACGGGCTGATGTACGGCATCATGGCCACCCTTGTTGCCATCTTCAGCGGCCTTGCCATCGGCATGGTCTTCCAGAGCAAGGGTGCCCACTAA